The Ornithinibacillus sp. 4-3 region ACGTTCTCCCAGGGCAAGGTTTTTCAGAAGAAGAAGTACTTACCTTAGTTGCTTCTGCTGAAAATAATTCTGAGCATCCACTTGCAGAAGCTATCGTAAAAGGCGCTAAAGCAATGCGCGTTCAAATTAAAGAAACAGATTCTTTTGAAGCAATACCTGGATACGGTATTCAGGCCTCTGTAGATGGAAAAATGATTTTTGTCGGTACAAGAAAGCTGATGAAACGAGAAAACATTGATGTTTCTTCTGTAGAAGATAGCATGGTTAAACTTGAATCCGACGGAAAAACAGCAATGTTAATTGGATTGGAAAATCAACTGGCTGGTGTTATTGCGGTGGCAGATACAGTAAAAGAAACGTCTAAAGCTGCTATTAAGAGAATGCATGAGCAAGGATTAGAAGTTATTATGTTGACCGGAGATAATCAACGAACTGCGGATGCGATTGGTAAACAAGTAGGTATTGACCGTGTAATTGCAGAAGTTGTTCCAGAACAAAAAGCAGAAGAAATTAAAAAACTCCAGTTAGAAGGTAAGAAAGTTGCGATGGTCGGTGATGGTGTCAATGATGCACCAGCACTCGCAGTAGCAGATATCGGAATGGCAATTGGTACAGGTACAGATGTAGCCATCGAAGCAGCAGATATTACACTTATGCGTGGAGATTTAAATAGTGTGGCAGACAGTGTACAAATCAGTGAAAAAACGATGCGTAATATCAAGCAAAATCTATTTTTTGCTTTCTTCTATAATACAGCATCCATTCCAATTGCTGCCGTCGGTTTACTTGCTCCATGGGTTGCTGGAGCAGCAATGGCATTTAGCTCCGTGTCTGTTGTCTTAAATGCTTTACGATTACAACGCTTGAAATTAAAAGGAGGCCAGTAATATGTCTATTAAAAAATGGGTTTCCTTAGGGATCATCTATGTAATAGCAGTTTTTACGGCATTCGGTATTATTACAGGACAGAATCCCTTTGCCAGTAAAGGAATGGAACATAATGAACACGGACATGAAGGGATGAATCATTCAGCTGAAGAAATGTCCAGTTCTGGAGAAATCCCTATAGGTCTTAAAGAAGCAGTAGACCCGACATTTGAAATTGGCAGTGAAGTAATAATTAACGCTGACCACATGCCTGGAATGGATGGTGCTGTTGCGAAAATCTCCGGTGCATTTGATACGACTGTTTATACAGTATCTTATACTACAGATGATGGACAAGAAATCGAGAATCATAAGTGGGTGATTCATGAAGAATTGGAAAATCCACAGGCTGCACCACTAGAATCTGGTACAGAAGTTATATTGAATACAGATCATATGGAAGGGATGTACGGTGCTAATGCAGAAATCGAATCAGCTGAAGAAACCACTGTCTATATGATTGATTTTGAAACAACAGATACTGGAGAAGATGTCCAATACCATAAATGGGTAACAGAGGAAGAATTATTGCCTGTAGAGTAAGAGTTATTATGTAAATTCTCTCATAGTACTTGACGAAGTAAATGGAAATGCAATGAATCATAATATGAAAGCAAATCAAAGGAGGAAGAAAGTATGAATCATAGCCACCATCCCCATAATCATTCAGGTAAATCAGAGGTAAAAACAACGGTAACGTATAAAGATGGAAAGATATCTATAACCCTAGAAGATAATACAGGAAAAGTACCAGAACTTGCTTTAGCACATGAAAAAGAAATGCACTTTATCATGGTGTCCAATAATTTGGAACAATACTATCATTTACATCCGAAAAAAGAGCAGGAAGGCCTTTATACCATTCAACAACCTTTAAAGGATGGAACCTATAAAGCTTTCGTTGATATCACGCCAAAAGATAAGGCATATCAGGTAGCTCCCAATACAGTTCAGGTCGGAACTAGTGAAACTGGTAAAGCTGTCTTAGATCATGACTATGATTGGACCAAAGAAGTGGATGGTAAGACTGTTATTTTAGAGGATGTCAAAGCAGAGGCTGGTAAAGCAGTTCCACTAGATTTTAATATGCATGGAGAAACTCCTGAAGCACATTTAGGTGCTTTAGGTCATGTAGTCATTGTGGATGAAGCTGCAGAACACTATATCCATGTTCACCCAGATTCAGAAGATACAACAAGCTTTCATGCTCTTTTTCCGAAGCAAGGAATGTATAAAATTTGGGCAGAATTTCAATTTGGTGATAAGGTACACACCTATTCATTCATTATTGAAGTTAGTAAATAAGTAATGGCATATTACCTGGAGGAGGTAAGTTAATAGATGGCTAAATATAATTTAGAAATCTTTACAAGACCAACTTGTTCAGATTGTCAGGACTTGAAAAACTTTTTGGAAGAACATCAAATTCCACATAAACAGTATGATTTAGCAAAGCAACCTGAGAAAGAAAAAGAGTTGAAAAAGATAACGGGCAATCGAATCGTTCCTGGCATCGTTTTTTCTCAATCTTCTATGTTAGGTTTAAGGAAAAAAGCTAAAAGTATGACAGGATTTGAGCAAAATAAAGAAGAAATAAAAAAGCTGTTAGAAATTAGCTAATAAAAATAAACAGATTCCATAAAGAAATTTGATAAACATTTTATTTCTTTATGGAATATTGTTTTACTATTTTAAATACCCTACATATTGTATATCAGGGGTATAGGGGGAGTCCATATGGATAAGAAGATAAAAATCACTGTCAATGGAGGTATCGGATTTGGATCAAAATTAAATGCCAAACAGCTACTGACCATTTCCAAGTATATGGATGAGAACGAAGAGCTGGAATTAACCACATTTCAACAGCTTTATATAGAAATACCAGAAAACAATAAAGATGAAATTATAAAGGAATTTGAAAAGGCTGGATTGTCTTGTTATCCGGTAGGAAATTATATCAAGAGCTTGAGAACATGTAACTTCTGCAAAGGAGAAGAAAGAGAAGGAATGCCTGTAGCAAAAGAACTCAATAAGCGATTTGCCGGCAAACAGGTTCCTTTTACATTAAAGATGGCTTATACAGGCTGTCCAATTGGATGTGGAGAACCAATGGTGAGTGATATAGGCGTTATGAAGTTTAAAGATCAGTACAATTTATATGTAGGTGGAAAAGGCAAAGGATTTGATGCAGAAGTTGGTACACTTCTGAAAGAGAACTTAGATCCGAAAGATTTATACGAAATCATAGAGATCATTATTGATAGCTATGCACAGCTAGGCAAGAAAAGAGAAACATTCTTTAAATTTTGGAGAAGAATTGGGAAAGAACAATTGGTGAATATATAAATAATGGATTTTTAAGTGCTTTAATACTGGTAACATTGGAGGTAAAAAAACGATGTCTACACATACAAATACCATTTCACAACCAGATCCTAAACGATGGAAGGCACTGTTTCTGCTATGTTTTGCAAACTTTCTTGTAATAATGGATGCATCTATTATTCAGATAGCATTACCTTCTATTAAGGAAGCGCTTGGTTATACGCAAGAGAGCTTGCAATGGGTGATGAGTGCTTTTCTTCTTTTCTTTGGAGGGTTTCTTTTATTAGGGGGAAGATTAGCAGATTTATTTGGTAATCGACGTATATTTAATTTAGGAGTTGTCATTTTAGCTATTTCATCTTTATTTGCGGGTTTAGCCTGGAGTGAAATGATTCTGAATATATCCCGTGCGGTTCAAGGTATGGGATCCGCATTAATTGCTCCTGCAGCACTCTCTATGGTTATGCAACTGTTTTCTTTTAGTAATAAAGAAAAGGGGAAAGCACTTGCCTTTTGGGGGTTATCTGGTGCAGCTGGTGGAGCATTTGGAATTGTTTTAGGAGGAGTGCTTACAGGATTCTTTAGCTGGCGCTGGCCGTTGCTTATTTATGTTCCACTTAGTGCTCTTGTTCTTATTTTAAGCCCAATGCTTTTACGAAAATCTGATCGTATAGTTAAGGGAAATATTGATTATATTGGAGCAGTTTTAGTTACTGCATCCCTTATGTTGATTGTATATGGCATTGTAACAGCAGAACACAGTGGGTGGCAGTCATCGAATACAATTATTTCTCTTATCGTTGGTGTAGTCTTGTTTCTCATCTTCTTATTAGTTGAATCGAAAACGAAAGAAGCTCTATTACCTTTAAATATATTTAAAACACCTCATTTAGGTATTGGGAATATAGGTGTCTTTTTCGTTCAGGCAGCATGGTTCCCATTGATGTATATGGTTATTCTTTATTTACAGCAAGTTTTACAATTTTCTCCATCTGCTGGAGCAATGGCCGTATTACCTGTACCTATATTTATGGCATTTTTCATGGTGGTAGTAGCAGAAAAAGTACTGGCTAAATTCGGGATGAAAATGACAATGATTCTTGGATTTATTATCCTTGGTGCAGGAAATATTTTATTCTCACAATTAGCTACTGTAGATGGAACCTATGTAATAAGTGTATTATTTCCTTCGTTTTTTGCAGCACTTGGTAACGCACTGGCTTATTTAGCAGCTACAACTGCTTCTGTATCAGAAGTCGAATCGGAAAAATCAGGAGTAGCCTCCGGTCTATACAATACTAATTTTCAAATTGGTTCTGCAATCGGTCTTGCAATTATGGTTGCTATCGCTGGTACAACTACAAATTCCAGTAATGCTACTTCTGCAGTGACGGCACTGAATGAAGGATTTCAGCAAGCCTTCTTCTGGTCAGGAATTGTGGCATTTATTGGAGCAATACTAGCTCTGTTGTTTATGCGTTCTAAAAAGTAGAAAGGCTTTATAATACTTTTGATTTAAAGCAGCATATTTAAATATTTGAAACGATTCAAATTAATTTCGATTTTAATGAAATGGCACAAAACTAAGCATTGGTTTTGTGCCATTATTATTTGAGGTGAATTCATTTTTTAATTTTTTATCAACTATCTTGCTTTACACTATATTGTAATGTAAGATAGTATAAACAAAGAAAGAATTTGAGGTGAGAACCTTGTCTACGACTAGTCAAATGCTAAAAGGTTTATTAGATGGAAGTTTACTTGCATTGATCGCAAAAGGGGAAACTTATGGCTATGAAATTACAGAAAAGTTGAAAGAGCATCACTTTGCTGTCGTAAGTGAAGGGAGTATTTATCCTGTATTAATGCGATTACAAAAGAACAATTATGTAACAACTGTGCTAAGAAAATCACCAAGTGGGCCGAAAAGAAAATATTATTCTATTACAAAAGAGGGAAAAGAAGAACTAGAGAGGTTTAAAAAACATTGGAATAAGCTGTCATCTGGTGTATTTTCACTACTAAAAGAAGGAGATGACGAGGATGTTATCTAAGAAAGCAAATCAATTTATGATTGAATTAAAGATGTATTTGATGTCAAAGGGGAAGAAGGATAAAGAAATTAATGAAATTTTAGATGAATTAGAGGATCATTTAATACAAGCAGAGGCAGAAGGTAAAAGTATTCGAGATATCACTGGAGATTCTCCGCGGGCATATATGAAAAGTGTTGGTCAAGAAATGAGCTTTGATGGAAAACAATTCTTAAGTTTAGTTCCTATGACTGCCTTACTATTAATAGCATTTATGGCTTTTACTCCATCTATCCAAGGTGACTTCTCTCTTTCTAAAATAGGTGTGTGGGGAGCAGTTATTGGAATGGTCCTATCATTTGCTCTCTATGGATTTTTATTCACACGTGTTTTGCCAAAGGTTTTATATTCTAAATGGTTTTATGTCATCGTTATGATAGCTTATGTAATTTTAACTGGTTTTTTTGTGCTAGTATTTCTATTTGATAAAAACCCATTTTTTGTAGCAACTCCATTACAAAATAATCTAATATTAATTGGATGTATTGCTGTTTTTATTATTTGGTCTTTATATGCTAAAACTTGGATAACCATTCTTATCCCATTTATTATGTCAGTAGGACCAATGGGTGCTCGCTTTGTTCCTCCAGAAATTAATGAGGATCCAATTTTTATAACGATAGCAATTGTTATCCTTCTCCCGATAACAATTGCTGGATTTTATTTTCTATACCGAAAGGAAAAAGCATAAAGAGTTAAGACTTTTTGTATTGTTGTTTTCTTAACCAATTTGGAAATTCTAAATCTAATTAGGCAAATTGATGAATATGCTGTAAATAAGATATTGAATGTCCAATAACATGGAATTTTGCTAGATGTAAAAAGAAATGGGGGAAAGAAATGGGACAATTTACACAAGCAATATTAGGGGATAACTTTTCAATTATTGTTATTCGTTTGGTTATTGCCTTAATTTTGTCAGGAATCATTGGCTTTGAAAGAGAATGGAATAATCATTCAGCAGGTTTTCGTACACATATTCTCGTAGGTATAGGTTCTTGTCTCATGATGCTCTTATCCTTGTATGGATTCTTACATTTTCTAGAAACATATGATAATGTACGATTTGATCCTGCACGAATCCCGTCATATGTAATTAGTGGGATTGGATTCCTTGGTGCTGGAACGATTATTGTTTATGGTGGTACTATACGCGGTTTGACGACTGCAGCTTCTATATGGGCAGTAGCAGGAGTAGGGCTTGTTGTTGGAGCTGGGATGTATGGGCCAGCACTTGTAGCAACTATTATCATTTTAGTAAGTCTTGTTCTATTAAATCGAATTGAAAAAGCATTTCAATCCAGAAAAAAGACAACGCGAATTGAAATGGTTGTTGAACAGGAATTGGATGTATCAGAGCTGATAAAAATACTAGAATCACATCGAATTACGCTAGCAGATTTGGAAGTAGAGAAAATGAATAATCATTTAAGAACCATTTTTATTAAAATAAATAACGTAGAAGATAAAAAGCTGTTAGAATTATTTGAAGCCATTTCTAAGCTCGATTCCGTAAATCATGTAGCAAGACTAGTGGGATAGTGAGTGAGACATTTGAAAGATTAAGAGAGTATTAAAAAGCCGCCAGTATCAGGTACTGGCGGCTTCACGAAATTTGCGGCGAAAGACCATGGGGTTCACATCCGCATGTAATACGTTGTCCTTCGTCTTATGCAAATCAGCTCATCGCAGAGATAAGTATAGCATTATTTTGGTTAAATTGCTATACCACTTATATTCTTAATAATACTCTTTGTTGTTTCCCTGTAAAATAACTGCATACTACAGCTTTACATATAAGTATCCTATCCATAGTTCATAAATATACGCTATAAACTGATTAAGAATTACAAAGGGCAGACTACTGCTCTTTTTTTTATGAATTTTCCTTTTAACAGATAGTACCTTTAGTCCCTGTCTAGTCCATATTTATTGCATGCAATTAAATAAATATAATTCTTCTTGATTTTTATACTTACTCAGTATATACTTACATAGTAAATATTTACTGAGTAAGTAAAAGAGGAAGGTAGTGAGTTATTATTTGAAGGAATTTATTATTGATTATCAATGGGAATTATTTATTTTTGCAGAAATTATTTCTTGGTTATCTTTGGTTTTATTTTTGCTTATACGATATGCATTTCGACGTTTTTCTATAAGTATTTTATTTCTAATGTCTTTCTTGGTAGCAACAATATTCGAGGTGGTTCTAGCTATATTTGATTATCAAGAAACAGGAGAAATTGCCACCTTTCAAATAATTATTTTTGTTTTTATTCTTTATGCGTTCACATTTGGAATTGGAGATTTCAAAAAAATGGATCGTTATTTAAAAATTAAAATTGGAAAATGGCAAGGGAAAGATCTGTTGACGGAAAAAGATAAACACATGATGAAACAAAACAAGAACCCAGCTTATCTTGCGAGAAAATATCGGCGAACTTGGGCAGCACATGCCGTTATTTTTATTGTGGTACATTTATTGTTTTGGATATTCAACCGCTTACCAGAAGAATCGTTCCTCGCGTTTTTCACACAGGTTAGCTGGATAACGGAATCTGAAGTTTTTCGTGAACCATTTGTTAACCAGATAAGCGCAATTTGGAAAATTATTTTCTTCGTCGATACAATTTGGTCATGGTCTTATACACTATTTCCAGACAAACCTAGTCAACAAAAGGAAAAGGAGAATGATATATGATTGAAGTGACAGATTTACAACGAGAGTTTCAGGGTGGAGAAGAAAGCCTCCAAGTATTAAAGCATGTACAATTATCTATTTCTACTGGAGAGTTTGTTGCCATTATGGGGCCAAGTGGTTCTGGTAAAAGTACCTTACTACAGCTACTCGGTGGTCTGGATACACCTACAAAAGGAGAAGTGCGTATCAACGATATTGCTCTACATGAACTTTCAGAGAAAGAACGAACATTATTCCGTCGTCGCAATATCGGGTTCATTTTTCAAAACTATCAACTTCTCCCAATGTTAACCGTAGAGGAAAATATTGCTTTTCCCTTGGACGCGGACAATGTTCCACAAGTGGAAATAAAATCACGTGTGAATCGGTTACTAAAAGCAGTGGGATTAGAAGGTAAAGGCGATATGTTTCCAAATGTGCTAAGTGGTGGACAACAGCAGAGAATTGCTATTGCTAGAGCTTTGTCAAACCAGCCTCGCATCGTATTAGGAGATGAACCAACAGGAAATCTCGATCGAAAAACTGGTACAACTATTTTAAATCTGCTTTCTAAAATGCATCAGGAAGAAAAACAAACCATCGTTATGGTTACTCATGATATTTTTGCTGCAGGATATGCAGACCGTGTCATTATGTTGAAAGACGGGAGAATAGAAGCGGAAATAGAACGAGAGGAGGCTAATAAAGATGAACTCATGGCGAGTTTCTTGGCGGAACTTAATGCGTAAAAAATGGCGTTCCTTTTTAACGCTTTTAGCTATTATTCTTGGAGTAGCTGCAACGGTTTCAGCCTTTGCTATGGTTCAGAGTACTCAAAGTATTATCTCTGATTATGCAAGCCAAGGTCAGGGCAATACTGATTACTATGTATTTAGCCAGCAAGGTTGGACAGACACCGATTATATTAATCAGCTTTCCGAAGAGCATGTAATAGAAGAAGTATTGGGTCAATCAGATCAGCGATTAATATTGGATAAAGAAATATGGAAGAAAGAAAACGCTCAACTAGATGTCCAGGCAATGGGCATCAATGATTTAGAAAACGCGATTTATGATATTATCGTGTTGGATGGAACATTAGATGGGAACGGTCTTGTGATCGATGAACGTACAGCTGAGCTGTGGAATGTAGAGGTCGGTGATGAAATCAACTTTTCGCTGCATGCTCAAGAAACTGAAGAAAGCGTTCAGATACAAGTAGATGCTGTGGTGGAAAATACAGTTCTACTGACAAATCCGCAAAGCTGGGAAGAAGCAGAAAATAACGAATGGCATGTGTTCATAGGCTTAGATACGCTACAAGCATGGACAGATACAGAAGGACAAGCAAAACAGCTACTTGTACTGGGAGCAGAGGGTATCTCACATGAACAACTAGGGAATCATTTGAGAGATTTCTTTCCAGCTGAAGAGAATATGATTGTCCAGCCAGCTATAGTGGATGAGAGTCAAATTGCAACTGGGTTTGAAGAATTATATGCGAGTTTATACGTCGCTGGTGGTTTAAGTCTACTAATTAGTGCGTTTATTCTATATAACACGCTGTACATCAGTGTAGTAGAACGCCGAAAAGAATTTGCCTTAATGAAAGCAGTTGGTTATACACCAGGGCAAACACGCGGATATATTTTAAGAGAAGTCTTTATTCTCTCACTCATGGGAACAGCTTTGGGACTCGGAGTTGGAGTATTACTCTCCTATGGTTTTATGGAGCTTCTTTCAGAAGTATTTACAAATGTTTTATATGAATTAAAAATAGGAATACCGCTACTCATTGCCGCTGGTGCCGGATTGGTAATTCCAATTATCGCAGCATGGGTTCCTGTTATGAAGGCTTCCAACACAGAGGTAACAGATGTGTTTCGAGAAACCATTAGCAAATCAGAGAGAAAACCAACCTTCTTTTTAATTATAATAGGAATGCTTTTACTAATTCCTGGATTTTTTTGGGATGATATGCTAGCCTTTTTACCTTTGTTTATCGGTATTGCAATTCTGTTTCCATTCCTATTTAGTTCAATAATATGGCTGTTGCTGCCTGTTTCTAAACTATTGTTTCAACGAGCCGGAAAATTTTCTGCTCGTAACTTAAATCGTCAAAAATTGCGGACAGCATTAACAGCAGCTATTTTAAGTTTCGGAGTAACACTACTTGTCTTTCTCAGTTCAATGGCTTTATCTGTAAGTGATAGCATGTCTAAATTAATTGAAGAAACAATTGGTGGAGATGTATGGATTACTTATGATGATTCTATTTCAGAAGAAACATTCCATACCTGGCAAGATATTAAAGGTGTAAAAGACGCAGTAACTTACTCAGCATCTTCATTGCTTTGGCATGTAGATAAAGAAGAAAAGGATATGCGAGTTATGAATGTAAACAGTGTTACCGCAGAAAGAATGGAAAACTTCCCTGTTTTTCAGTATAATCAAGGTTATGAGCAATTGTTGCGTGATTTAGAAGAATCAAATACGATAGCCCTAGGAAGGGAAGCTTTTGAACAATGGGGCGGAGATATCGGTAATACGTTGACAGTAGAAACAGTAGATGGCACAAGGGACTGGACAGTAGTGGGGCTAGTCGATACATCTCGTAATGGAGGATATGTCGGTTTTATCCATGATGAACAGATGGAAAAGCAACTCGGTTTTAATGATCAAAACGAGGCCCTTTTATTAGCGGAAAATGATACGTCATCCTCTATCAAAACAGCAATTATATCAGAAGAGGATGCTTCGCTTGCAACTGTTAAAACAGCGGAAGAACAAATAGATGCATTTCAGCAGCAGACAGAGGATATCTTTTTCATATTAAATGTTTTGATTATCTTTGGAATGGGAATTGCCGGCATCGGTATCGCGAATACACTGTTGATGAGCACGATTGAACGGGTTCCTGAGTTCGGTACAATGAGGGCTATTGGCAGCACAAAATGGCAAATACAAAAGACCATTTTAAGTGAAGCATTCTTTATTGGAACAGGAGCAGCCATCATTGGTAGCGTGATAGGAATAGGAATTATGTTCCTAACATCTGTGCAGGAGAGTGACTTTATGTTAGATATTCCTTTCCGTATTTCCTGGTTGTCTATCCTGTTAGCATTTGTTTTCTCTATCTTAGTAAGTGTGCTCGCTTGTATCCTTCCTGCACGACGAGCAGCAAAAGTTAATATTAGCCGCGCATTGCGGTATGAGTGAGTTGAGTGAGCGATGTCTGTAAAACATGCGATGTTAGCATTATTATATGAGCAGCCCCACCATGGGTACGAAATTAAAACCGGTTTTGATGATCTTGTTCAAAAAAAGTGGCCTCTAAACCCTGGGCAAGTCTATACAACACTTGATCGATTAGAGCGGGACGGGTTAGTGGATTCTCCTGGATCAGATGAAAAAGACCGGAAAATATACAAGATTACGGATGCAGGAAAAAAAGAATTCATGGATTGGCTGTATACTCCAGTCGAATATTCATTATTAAAGAATACCTTTTATTTTAAATGGTTATGCTCCCAAAAAGTAGATGTCGGTCAAGAAAAAGAAATGGTGGAGCATCAACGGAAAACAATTATTAAAAACATTTTACAGCTGACCAAATTTAAACAACAGCTAGAAGTGGAAAATGAACAAGAAAATATGCAATTGTTAGTAGAAGGCGCCTTACTTCATTTGGAAGCAGACTTAAAATGGCTGGATATGATTAAGAAAAAATAAGTATTTACCAAAGTTAGATTTCAAAGAAACTTGCAATATAGTATGTAATTAAATATTTAGCTTATTAAACCCAATTGTTCTTTGATCAATTGGGTTTCTTTTTTGTGTCTTTGGCAATAGCTTGATTACTGGTGAAATAATTCAACTAAGATAATAAATTTCAAAAAAACATACGAAACTCCTTGCACTTCACGTTACGGAAGCATTTATACTTAACTTATAAAGGAGTTGGTTCAAATGTATACCATCGGTGAATTTGGAGCAAAAACCGGATTTTCAACAAGGACGTTACGATTTTACGAGGAGCTTGGAATTCTTTATCCAAGTAAAAGAAATGAGAGCGGTCATCGATTATATGGCTTGGAAGAACTTGCCACTTTACAGCGTATTCAATCATTAAAGTTTATTGGTTACTCGCTTCAGGAAATTAAAGAAATGTTAGATAAAGAAGAGATTACTTTAGAAAACTTTGCAGATTCTCTACCTGTCCAAAGAAAAGTCTTAGTGCACAAACGTGAAGAAATAGACTCGGCCATTGCAGCTATTGATCAAGTACAAGAGCTTTTAGATGATGATTTTCCATTAGATTGGACTGTTCTCACTTCACTACTTCATGGAATGGAATTTGAAGAAGAACAAAAGGCTTGGATGCAAGAGCATTTTCCAGATGATTTTGCATCGTTTTTCACTGATATATCAAAAGAAGAGCGCAAAAAATTAGATAGAGAATGGCTTTCTATCCTAGCTGATGTAAAAAAGTTGATGAGAGAAAATATTCCTCCGCATGCTCAAGAGGCACAACAAGTTCTTTATGATATCAATGAATTATTCCTTAAAATGGTTCCAGAGAATGTCATTGTAGAAAATATTGATAAATGGGAAAAACAATTAGAATCTGCTGAAGCTGACGATTTTATCGCTCCAACCTTCTGGTCAAAAGAGGAAGAAGCCTATATGGAGGATATAGCAAAAGTCATGGAAGAAAATTATAAGGAAGAGAAGTAATCTAAAAATCATCCTCAAAGTTAGATTTTCTACTCTAACTTTCGAGGTTCAGTACCTTATTGGAGTTGTCGGTTTTATTTGTTAGCTGGTGTTTTGTTGCTCGTTGGAAGCATAATTAACAATGATGAATTTCGTGAGTTCATATAGGAAGAGGCAAAGATATTTCCATCATTTAAAGCGTAGTTTCAAATAATATTTAAGCCTTCGCTTATGGTATAGTTGAGCTAAGAGAATACAGAAAGGAGATTTTATTATGAACGGTAAGTCCATTTATAAAGTTTGGGTTAAAGCATGGAATGAGGATATAAATGTGCTTGATGAAATAGTAGAT contains the following coding sequences:
- a CDS encoding DUF1541 domain-containing protein: MKKWVSLGIIYVIAVFTAFGIITGQNPFASKGMEHNEHGHEGMNHSAEEMSSSGEIPIGLKEAVDPTFEIGSEVIINADHMPGMDGAVAKISGAFDTTVYTVSYTTDDGQEIENHKWVIHEELENPQAAPLESGTEVILNTDHMEGMYGANAEIESAEETTVYMIDFETTDTGEDVQYHKWVTEEELLPVE
- a CDS encoding nitrite reductase; this encodes MDKKIKITVNGGIGFGSKLNAKQLLTISKYMDENEELELTTFQQLYIEIPENNKDEIIKEFEKAGLSCYPVGNYIKSLRTCNFCKGEEREGMPVAKELNKRFAGKQVPFTLKMAYTGCPIGCGEPMVSDIGVMKFKDQYNLYVGGKGKGFDAEVGTLLKENLDPKDLYEIIEIIIDSYAQLGKKRETFFKFWRRIGKEQLVNI
- a CDS encoding PadR family transcriptional regulator, with amino-acid sequence MSTTSQMLKGLLDGSLLALIAKGETYGYEITEKLKEHHFAVVSEGSIYPVLMRLQKNNYVTTVLRKSPSGPKRKYYSITKEGKEELERFKKHWNKLSSGVFSLLKEGDDEDVI
- a CDS encoding glutaredoxin family protein; its protein translation is MAKYNLEIFTRPTCSDCQDLKNFLEEHQIPHKQYDLAKQPEKEKELKKITGNRIVPGIVFSQSSMLGLRKKAKSMTGFEQNKEEIKKLLEIS
- a CDS encoding MFS transporter — translated: MSTHTNTISQPDPKRWKALFLLCFANFLVIMDASIIQIALPSIKEALGYTQESLQWVMSAFLLFFGGFLLLGGRLADLFGNRRIFNLGVVILAISSLFAGLAWSEMILNISRAVQGMGSALIAPAALSMVMQLFSFSNKEKGKALAFWGLSGAAGGAFGIVLGGVLTGFFSWRWPLLIYVPLSALVLILSPMLLRKSDRIVKGNIDYIGAVLVTASLMLIVYGIVTAEHSGWQSSNTIISLIVGVVLFLIFLLVESKTKEALLPLNIFKTPHLGIGNIGVFFVQAAWFPLMYMVILYLQQVLQFSPSAGAMAVLPVPIFMAFFMVVVAEKVLAKFGMKMTMILGFIILGAGNILFSQLATVDGTYVISVLFPSFFAALGNALAYLAATTASVSEVESEKSGVASGLYNTNFQIGSAIGLAIMVAIAGTTTNSSNATSAVTALNEGFQQAFFWSGIVAFIGAILALLFMRSKK
- a CDS encoding DUF1129 family protein → MLSKKANQFMIELKMYLMSKGKKDKEINEILDELEDHLIQAEAEGKSIRDITGDSPRAYMKSVGQEMSFDGKQFLSLVPMTALLLIAFMAFTPSIQGDFSLSKIGVWGAVIGMVLSFALYGFLFTRVLPKVLYSKWFYVIVMIAYVILTGFFVLVFLFDKNPFFVATPLQNNLILIGCIAVFIIWSLYAKTWITILIPFIMSVGPMGARFVPPEINEDPIFITIAIVILLPITIAGFYFLYRKEKA
- a CDS encoding MgtC/SapB family protein, with translation MGQFTQAILGDNFSIIVIRLVIALILSGIIGFEREWNNHSAGFRTHILVGIGSCLMMLLSLYGFLHFLETYDNVRFDPARIPSYVISGIGFLGAGTIIVYGGTIRGLTTAASIWAVAGVGLVVGAGMYGPALVATIIILVSLVLLNRIEKAFQSRKKTTRIEMVVEQELDVSELIKILESHRITLADLEVEKMNNHLRTIFIKINNVEDKKLLELFEAISKLDSVNHVARLVG
- a CDS encoding ABC transporter ATP-binding protein, producing the protein MIEVTDLQREFQGGEESLQVLKHVQLSISTGEFVAIMGPSGSGKSTLLQLLGGLDTPTKGEVRINDIALHELSEKERTLFRRRNIGFIFQNYQLLPMLTVEENIAFPLDADNVPQVEIKSRVNRLLKAVGLEGKGDMFPNVLSGGQQQRIAIARALSNQPRIVLGDEPTGNLDRKTGTTILNLLSKMHQEEKQTIVMVTHDIFAAGYADRVIMLKDGRIEAEIEREEANKDELMASFLAELNA